One window of the Streptomyces sp. WZ-12 genome contains the following:
- a CDS encoding IS3 family transposase, producing MTGLLDEHPDLGVECVLRELHIASSTYYRWRRAEKQPCERRRRDVELTERIKEIHTESGGIYGSPRVHAVLKREGTRVGRKRVERLMREADLAGISPRRTGFTRRDPKATLAPDLVNRDFTAPAPNRLWVTDLTMISTGEGPLWLSAIRDAFSRRVVAWETSARADADLVLTTLEYALASREVEPGKLIHHADHGCQYTSIKLTTRLLRAGVDASMGSVGDSHDNALAENLWMLIKTECVRGRVFATRAEANLALFEYTDGFYNSRRTQERLGFPSPIEFEEKYYAEQATAERANLKPRQPLLTS from the coding sequence GTGACGGGGCTCCTCGACGAGCACCCTGACCTGGGAGTCGAGTGCGTCCTGCGGGAACTGCACATCGCCTCCTCCACCTACTACCGCTGGCGCCGCGCCGAGAAGCAGCCGTGCGAGCGGCGGCGTCGCGACGTCGAGCTGACCGAGCGGATCAAGGAGATCCACACCGAGTCCGGCGGGATCTACGGCTCTCCGCGCGTGCATGCCGTGCTGAAACGCGAGGGCACACGCGTGGGCCGCAAGCGGGTCGAGCGCCTGATGCGCGAGGCCGACCTGGCGGGCATCAGCCCGCGCCGCACAGGCTTCACGCGCCGGGATCCGAAGGCCACACTCGCCCCGGACCTGGTCAACCGGGACTTCACCGCACCGGCGCCGAACCGGCTGTGGGTCACCGACCTGACGATGATCTCGACCGGCGAGGGCCCGCTGTGGCTGTCGGCGATCCGGGACGCGTTCTCCCGCCGGGTGGTGGCCTGGGAGACCTCCGCCCGCGCGGACGCCGACCTGGTCCTGACCACGCTGGAGTACGCCCTCGCGTCCCGCGAGGTCGAGCCCGGCAAGCTCATCCACCATGCCGACCACGGCTGTCAGTACACATCCATCAAGCTCACAACTCGCCTGCTGCGGGCAGGAGTTGACGCGTCCATGGGCTCCGTCGGGGACAGCCACGACAACGCCCTCGCGGAGAACCTGTGGATGCTGATCAAGACCGAGTGCGTGCGCGGCCGCGTCTTCGCCACACGTGCCGAGGCGAACCTCGCGCTCTTCGAGTACACAGACGGCTTCTATAACTCCCGCCGCACCCAGGAACGACTCGGCTTCCCCAGCCCGATCGAATTCGAGGAGAAGTACTACGCCGAGCAGGCAACGGCCGAACGAGCGAACCTGAAACCCCGTCAACCCCTCCTGACCAGCTGA
- a CDS encoding transposase, protein MAAPRKYSLELRERAVRMYRTSDPKPQIKRLAIELGVHPEALRGWIRQAEADAGERDDRLTSDERVELAALRKENAQLKRANEVLRTASAFFAAQLDPTRPR, encoded by the coding sequence ATGGCTGCCCCCAGGAAGTACTCGCTGGAGTTGCGCGAGCGTGCGGTGCGGATGTACCGGACCTCCGACCCGAAGCCCCAGATCAAGCGACTGGCTATCGAGCTCGGCGTGCATCCCGAGGCCCTGCGCGGCTGGATCCGGCAGGCCGAGGCCGATGCCGGCGAGCGGGACGACCGGCTGACCAGCGACGAACGCGTCGAACTCGCCGCGCTTCGCAAGGAGAACGCCCAGCTCAAGCGCGCGAACGAAGTTCTGCGGACGGCCTCGGCTTTTTTCGCGGCGCAACTCGACCCGACCCGGCCCAGGTGA
- a CDS encoding bifunctional DNA primase/polymerase: MAAWCARQEWPVFPLQAGHKTPRPGCSRCRRASGRYVAHAPAGCPCIGQGRWCHGFYAATTDAGRIARWWSDRPVPGVGVATGPAGLVVVDVDCHVEGPVEAGRVLPAFGVTEQEARTVRTGWDTWNLLARLAGGSDAANAVRTLAVATPSGGRHLWFTAPRGTRWASSAGGDHDGRALGWQLDVRAEGGYIVAPGTRTVAGVYRAVGEVRAPARLPGWLAGALERTGHLLTTSTPRPRAAAVPNLARQIAAPQAQSAWASAVAATALGQVAECERLPEGSGWSSKLNKAAFTMGGLVAAGLVSSDAEARRALVDAAVQARPRREREAHRIIQSGLAAGQRRPLNPTKDR, from the coding sequence GTGGCCGCCTGGTGCGCGCGGCAGGAGTGGCCTGTCTTTCCTCTGCAGGCTGGGCACAAGACTCCCCGCCCGGGGTGCAGCCGGTGTCGACGGGCCAGCGGCCGGTACGTGGCGCACGCGCCGGCCGGGTGCCCGTGTATCGGGCAGGGCCGCTGGTGCCACGGCTTCTATGCGGCCACCACCGACGCCGGGCGCATCGCACGGTGGTGGAGTGATCGTCCGGTGCCGGGCGTGGGGGTGGCCACGGGACCGGCCGGGCTGGTGGTCGTGGACGTGGACTGTCATGTCGAGGGCCCCGTAGAGGCGGGCCGGGTACTGCCCGCCTTCGGCGTGACGGAGCAGGAGGCAAGGACGGTCCGTACCGGGTGGGACACCTGGAATCTGCTGGCACGTCTGGCTGGGGGCTCAGATGCGGCGAATGCGGTGCGGACGCTGGCGGTGGCTACCCCTTCGGGTGGGCGGCATCTGTGGTTCACCGCACCGCGCGGGACTCGCTGGGCGAGTTCGGCGGGCGGGGATCACGACGGGCGGGCGCTGGGCTGGCAGTTGGACGTGCGCGCCGAGGGGGGCTACATCGTGGCGCCCGGAACGCGGACCGTGGCAGGGGTGTACCGGGCGGTGGGCGAGGTCCGGGCACCGGCGCGGCTGCCGGGCTGGCTGGCCGGTGCGCTTGAGCGGACCGGTCACCTGCTGACGACGTCCACGCCTCGGCCGCGCGCAGCCGCAGTGCCGAATCTGGCCCGACAGATCGCCGCGCCGCAGGCGCAGTCCGCGTGGGCCAGCGCAGTGGCCGCGACGGCTCTTGGGCAGGTCGCCGAATGCGAGCGGTTGCCGGAGGGCAGTGGCTGGAGCAGCAAGCTGAACAAGGCCGCCTTCACCATGGGCGGTCTGGTCGCGGCCGGGCTGGTGTCCAGTGATGCCGAGGCCCGTCGTGCCCTCGTGGATGCGGCTGTGCAGGCCCGTCCGCGGCGTGAACGAGAGGCGCACAGGATCATCCAGTCCGGGCTGGCTGCCGGGCAGCGCCGCCCCCTGAACCCGACGAAAGACCGCTGA
- a CDS encoding DNA primase family protein gives MSYTSASSAVPTSRAPDDAPCDAARAAQQLTAEAAPAAVAPQPVLLPDELTDFDMAILFQRVYGDYYRYVHSMGWYRWAEYRWVPDANTTAIRYSAMQLASNMPRKDPRADENVRHPDRELSRHRKRALSASGAAALVKMAETLPELTLQPDDLDSDPHALCTPGGVVNLRTGGMVPPSTSQKHSRATAVTPRIMPTPMWDAFLTDTFGDDAAGREMRAYLQTLCGYSISGAQGAQVLAFLYGEGQNGKSVLVDVLLKLLGEYADSAPPNFLMASPYADHPTELADLQGRRLVVCSEINQGSRFDEAKFKLLTGGDRIKARRMYENFYSFEPTHKLWLVGNHRPVVQAGGFSFWRRMRIIEFDRIVPSERVVDDLGERLVASEGPGILQWLIDGAVTYFNGTDLRLDGPKRVRLATQDYEESEDSVGSFLKECCVMGSEYRVLQKHLGEAYRDWCRGEDMVPVNSREFARSVRQKLHIRTGQELPKTNGKRFFPGLGLLSESHDNEDERTGT, from the coding sequence ATGAGCTACACGAGCGCCAGCTCGGCCGTGCCGACGAGCCGGGCCCCGGACGATGCGCCCTGTGACGCGGCGCGCGCGGCGCAGCAGCTGACGGCGGAGGCCGCCCCGGCCGCCGTCGCGCCGCAGCCGGTGTTGCTGCCGGATGAGCTGACCGATTTTGACATGGCGATCCTGTTCCAGCGCGTGTACGGCGACTACTACCGGTACGTGCACAGCATGGGCTGGTACCGGTGGGCGGAGTACCGGTGGGTCCCCGATGCCAACACCACCGCGATCCGGTACTCCGCGATGCAACTGGCCTCCAACATGCCGCGCAAGGATCCGCGCGCGGATGAGAACGTGCGCCACCCGGACCGCGAGCTGTCGCGGCACCGCAAGCGCGCGCTCAGCGCATCAGGGGCGGCCGCGCTGGTGAAGATGGCCGAGACGCTGCCGGAACTCACCTTGCAGCCCGACGACTTGGACTCCGACCCGCACGCTCTGTGCACGCCGGGCGGGGTGGTCAACCTGCGCACGGGCGGGATGGTGCCGCCCTCGACCTCGCAGAAGCACAGTCGCGCCACCGCGGTCACGCCACGGATCATGCCGACGCCCATGTGGGACGCATTCTTGACCGACACCTTCGGGGACGACGCGGCCGGCCGGGAGATGAGGGCCTACCTTCAGACGCTGTGCGGGTACTCGATCTCCGGCGCGCAGGGTGCACAGGTGCTGGCCTTCTTGTACGGGGAGGGACAGAACGGCAAGAGCGTCCTGGTGGACGTGCTGCTGAAGCTGCTGGGTGAGTACGCCGACTCCGCCCCGCCCAACTTCCTGATGGCGTCCCCCTACGCGGACCATCCCACCGAGCTTGCCGACCTGCAGGGACGCCGCCTGGTGGTGTGCTCGGAAATCAACCAGGGGTCGAGGTTCGACGAAGCCAAGTTCAAGCTCCTCACCGGCGGCGACCGCATCAAGGCCCGCAGGATGTACGAGAACTTCTACAGCTTCGAACCAACTCACAAACTTTGGCTCGTTGGAAACCACCGGCCCGTGGTCCAAGCGGGCGGCTTCAGTTTCTGGCGGCGTATGAGGATCATCGAGTTCGACCGGATCGTGCCTAGCGAACGCGTCGTCGACGACCTCGGCGAACGCCTGGTCGCCAGCGAGGGGCCAGGTATCTTGCAGTGGCTCATCGACGGAGCGGTGACGTATTTCAACGGCACCGACCTGCGGCTGGACGGCCCCAAGCGAGTCCGGCTGGCCACCCAGGACTACGAGGAGTCGGAGGACTCGGTCGGCAGCTTCCTCAAGGAATGCTGCGTCATGGGCAGCGAGTACCGGGTCCTGCAAAAACACCTGGGCGAGGCGTACCGGGACTGGTGCCGCGGGGAAGACATGGTGCCGGTGAACTCCCGCGAGTTCGCCCGCTCAGTCCGCCAGAAGCTGCACATCCGTACCGGACAGGAACTGCCCAAGACCAATGGTAAGCGCTTCTTCCCTGGACTCGGGCTGCTGTCCGAGAGCCACGACAACGAGGACGAAAGGACGGGAACATGA
- a CDS encoding DUF6009 family protein → MSDASTRSLSQEVKIVWVEGKDDTEEKYDYVRWMWEKTRNKTGKPSGAMRAGRIIGYAELEENAEPTEPSRRYRRRVFYVKDNDRSEPGGQYQDATPHEAVDPRTVRAGVHGRLTNRARGRRPVPPKAPSSVAAPESEPPSDGMLS, encoded by the coding sequence ATGTCCGACGCCTCGACGAGGAGCCTCTCCCAGGAGGTCAAAATCGTTTGGGTCGAGGGCAAGGACGACACTGAGGAGAAGTACGACTACGTCCGGTGGATGTGGGAGAAGACCCGCAACAAAACCGGTAAGCCGAGCGGCGCCATGCGAGCCGGCCGCATCATTGGCTACGCAGAGCTTGAGGAGAACGCTGAACCCACCGAGCCCTCACGCCGATACCGGCGGCGCGTCTTCTACGTCAAGGACAACGACCGCAGCGAGCCTGGAGGTCAGTACCAGGACGCCACGCCCCACGAAGCAGTGGATCCGCGTACCGTCCGGGCGGGGGTGCACGGACGGCTTACCAACCGGGCCCGAGGCCGCCGTCCTGTCCCGCCCAAGGCCCCGTCCTCCGTTGCCGCCCCGGAGTCGGAACCACCGTCCGACGGCATGCTGTCCTGA
- a CDS encoding WhiB family transcriptional regulator: protein MSSTGAYWHEDAACRSADPDELFADSTRQNRAKAICTDCPVRTKCLVEALDKRLDWGVWGGMTERERRALLRRKPHVASGGRS from the coding sequence ATGAGCAGTACAGGGGCCTACTGGCACGAGGACGCAGCCTGCCGCAGCGCCGACCCGGACGAACTGTTCGCTGACAGTACCCGGCAGAACCGAGCCAAGGCCATCTGCACGGACTGCCCGGTTCGCACCAAGTGCCTCGTGGAAGCCCTCGACAAACGCCTCGACTGGGGCGTATGGGGCGGCATGACCGAGCGTGAGCGCAGAGCCCTGCTGCGCCGCAAGCCCCACGTCGCCAGTGGAGGAAGGTCCTGA
- a CDS encoding transposase, which produces MASARDRRPNGALEPFKAYLNARFTETQGQVSGTRLFHEIHERGYRGSRQVVRKHLAALRAGTAAPVRADIPSPRKITSWIMRPRDTLTDSQEERLLQVRLACPDITRACDLARAFAELVRHQRGFLLMQWIRQAEQDAPKPLQSFAGSLRQDFDAVTAGLTLPWSSGTVEGHVNRVKTSSEPCMAGPR; this is translated from the coding sequence CTGGCCTCCGCCCGCGACCGTCGGCCCAACGGCGCGCTGGAACCGTTCAAGGCATACCTCAACGCTCGCTTCACCGAGACACAGGGCCAGGTCAGCGGCACCCGTCTCTTCCACGAAATCCACGAACGCGGCTACCGCGGCAGTCGCCAGGTCGTCCGCAAGCACCTCGCCGCCCTCAGGGCAGGCACCGCCGCACCGGTCCGGGCCGACATCCCCAGCCCCCGCAAGATCACCTCCTGGATCATGCGCCCACGCGACACCCTCACCGACAGTCAAGAGGAGCGACTGCTCCAAGTCCGACTCGCCTGCCCGGACATCACCCGCGCCTGCGATCTCGCCCGCGCCTTCGCAGAACTCGTCCGCCACCAGCGCGGATTCTTGCTGATGCAGTGGATCCGCCAGGCCGAACAGGACGCCCCGAAACCCTTGCAGAGCTTCGCAGGGTCCCTCCGCCAGGACTTCGACGCCGTCACCGCCGGCCTCACCCTGCCCTGGAGCTCCGGCACCGTCGAAGGCCACGTAAACCGGGTGAAAACATCAAGCGAGCCATGTATGGCCGGGCCTCGCTAG
- a CDS encoding transposase family protein has translation MFPGVASKTIEDVLFAGIDVRVERVNDVSGGLVLEAESTGRPGRCPDCRKRAERVHSTYQRSLDERPLGPRRVTVRLRVRRFFCDRPSCSRRTFVEQVGGLTGGTAGQASG, from the coding sequence GTGTTCCCTGGCGTGGCGAGCAAGACGATCGAGGATGTGCTGTTTGCTGGGATCGATGTGCGAGTGGAGCGCGTCAACGATGTCTCCGGCGGCCTGGTGCTGGAGGCGGAGTCCACGGGTCGTCCGGGCCGGTGCCCGGACTGCCGGAAGCGGGCGGAACGCGTGCACAGTACGTACCAACGCTCCCTGGACGAGAGGCCGTTGGGTCCGCGTCGAGTCACAGTCCGGCTCCGGGTGCGACGGTTCTTCTGCGACCGGCCAAGCTGTTCACGCCGGACGTTCGTCGAGCAAGTCGGCGGGCTGACCGGCGGTACCGCCGGTCAAGCATCGGGATGA
- the istA gene encoding IS21 family transposase gives MVLSPHRWLELRRFRGLYESGAMSLSEIARETGLDRKTVRKYLLAPGMVTPPRRSPNGRSLARKIDEFAPLVDSMLRAEILMKGSVIHERLVKEYRFTGSYQRVKLYVQEARPRIAEELGILPKELAGMHRRFEVVPGAQAQVDWGDEGKVLAYMGITKVYSFHMTLSYSRDPFCCFTTSQDLQTFFDCHRRAFAHFGGVPMTIVYDRTKTVVRRHVAPGEAVPLHPEAVGFAGHYDFDIDVLAAYRPTGKGRVERQVLIVRDHVLAGRAFSSVEEMDAAFASWVPHRRAQSHRTHQEIIGERAARDHVALKPLPPTPYLVAERHLRPVGKDCLVAFGGNLYSVPARRVRPRQLVEIRATKSHVMLHSTVPDPSGETLLAMHPRAVGRGAQVVEETHWDGLPTGKGRRTTTGDIPRQPRHERPLGEEAGALRALLNRTAATQVKVSRRPLSVYDELTGTRPFTTHPSTRETS, from the coding sequence GTGGTTTTGAGTCCGCATCGCTGGCTGGAACTGCGGCGTTTCCGCGGTCTGTACGAGTCCGGAGCGATGAGCTTGTCGGAGATCGCCCGGGAGACCGGGCTGGACCGGAAGACGGTTCGCAAGTACCTCTTGGCGCCGGGCATGGTGACCCCGCCGCGCCGGTCGCCCAACGGGCGGTCTCTGGCGAGGAAGATCGACGAGTTCGCACCGTTGGTCGACTCGATGCTCCGTGCGGAGATCCTCATGAAGGGGTCGGTGATCCACGAACGGCTGGTGAAGGAATACCGGTTCACCGGCAGCTACCAGCGCGTCAAGCTCTACGTTCAGGAAGCCCGCCCCAGGATCGCCGAGGAACTCGGCATCCTGCCAAAGGAGTTGGCGGGCATGCACCGTCGCTTCGAGGTCGTCCCCGGCGCCCAGGCCCAGGTCGACTGGGGCGACGAGGGCAAGGTCCTGGCCTACATGGGCATCACGAAGGTCTATTCCTTCCACATGACGCTGTCGTACTCGCGCGATCCCTTCTGCTGTTTCACCACCAGTCAGGACCTGCAGACCTTCTTCGACTGTCACCGCCGGGCCTTCGCCCACTTCGGCGGGGTGCCGATGACGATCGTCTACGACCGCACAAAGACCGTCGTCCGCCGCCACGTTGCTCCTGGCGAGGCAGTCCCACTCCATCCGGAAGCAGTCGGATTCGCCGGCCACTACGACTTCGACATCGATGTCCTGGCCGCTTACCGGCCCACCGGCAAAGGCCGGGTCGAACGCCAGGTCCTCATCGTCCGCGACCACGTCTTGGCCGGCCGTGCCTTCTCCTCCGTCGAAGAGATGGACGCCGCCTTCGCCTCCTGGGTGCCGCATCGACGGGCCCAATCCCACAGGACTCACCAGGAGATCATCGGCGAGCGGGCAGCCCGTGACCATGTCGCCCTCAAACCGCTGCCGCCTACCCCCTACCTGGTGGCAGAGCGGCATCTGCGGCCAGTTGGCAAGGACTGCCTCGTCGCTTTCGGCGGCAATCTCTACTCAGTGCCGGCCCGACGCGTCCGCCCCCGCCAACTGGTCGAGATCAGGGCCACGAAGTCCCACGTCATGCTGCACTCCACCGTCCCCGATCCCAGCGGCGAGACGCTGTTGGCGATGCATCCGCGGGCGGTCGGCCGCGGGGCCCAGGTCGTCGAGGAGACCCACTGGGACGGCCTGCCCACCGGCAAGGGCCGCCGGACCACCACCGGCGACATCCCGAGACAGCCCCGGCACGAACGGCCGCTTGGCGAGGAAGCCGGAGCACTGCGGGCCCTGCTGAACCGGACCGCGGCAACCCAAGTCAAAGTCAGCCGCCGACCACTGTCGGTCTATGACGAGCTGACCGGGACCCGCCCCTTCACCACCCACCCGAGCACGAGGGAAACGTCTTGA
- a CDS encoding ISAs1 family transposase, which produces MSSSLISAVTRHHDQLPDSGTYDAWRLADLAGFLDQLPDPRCRRGRRYSLGALLTLCTLAVLAGATGWATITRFAIGLSLADRQRIGLARGVPRATTLARLLRRLDADLLDDALGAWVQLQHADPLATPQGTGPRKRGAVAVDGKTVRGSRTRDQRAVHLLAACLHGTRAVIAQRQVETKSNEITAFQPLLAELDLTDTVVTFDALLTQHDHARFLVEEKNAHYIALIKANHPTLHARLKQLPWKEVPLMGYTRATAHGRDEIRRIKAVTVPDLPFPHAAQALQIVRRRRVLSTGKLTLERVYALTDLTMHQATVPHLGEHVREHWGVEALHHVRDVTLREDASKIRIGNAPRVMAALRNTALALAELAGWHNHAAAVDHYRSHPDHALDLIKPVL; this is translated from the coding sequence ATGTCATCTTCCCTGATCTCTGCCGTCACCCGCCACCATGACCAGTTGCCGGACAGCGGCACGTACGACGCCTGGCGCCTGGCCGATCTGGCCGGCTTCCTCGACCAGTTGCCCGACCCGCGCTGTCGGCGCGGACGGCGCTACTCCCTCGGCGCCCTGCTGACCCTGTGCACGCTCGCCGTTCTTGCCGGGGCCACCGGCTGGGCCACCATCACCCGCTTCGCCATCGGCCTGTCCCTCGCGGACCGGCAGCGCATCGGCCTGGCGCGCGGCGTCCCCCGCGCGACCACACTGGCCCGGCTGCTGCGTCGGCTGGACGCCGACCTGCTCGATGACGCCCTCGGCGCCTGGGTCCAGCTCCAGCACGCCGATCCGCTCGCCACCCCGCAGGGCACCGGCCCACGCAAGAGAGGGGCCGTCGCGGTGGACGGCAAGACGGTCCGCGGCTCACGCACCCGCGATCAGCGCGCCGTCCACCTACTGGCCGCCTGCCTGCACGGCACCCGTGCCGTGATCGCCCAGCGCCAGGTCGAGACCAAGAGCAACGAAATCACCGCCTTCCAGCCCCTGCTGGCAGAGCTCGATCTGACCGACACGGTGGTCACCTTCGACGCCCTGCTCACCCAGCACGACCACGCCCGCTTCCTGGTCGAGGAGAAGAACGCGCACTACATCGCCCTGATCAAGGCCAACCACCCCACGCTGCACGCCCGGTTGAAGCAGCTGCCCTGGAAGGAGGTCCCGCTGATGGGCTACACCCGCGCCACCGCGCACGGCCGTGACGAGATCCGCAGGATCAAGGCAGTCACCGTTCCCGACCTGCCCTTTCCCCACGCGGCTCAGGCCCTGCAGATCGTGCGCCGCCGCCGCGTACTGTCCACCGGCAAACTCACCCTCGAACGCGTCTACGCGCTCACCGACCTGACCATGCACCAGGCCACCGTCCCCCACCTCGGCGAACACGTCCGCGAGCACTGGGGCGTGGAAGCCCTGCACCACGTGAGAGACGTGACCCTGCGCGAGGACGCCTCAAAGATCCGCATTGGCAACGCGCCCCGCGTCATGGCCGCCCTGCGCAACACCGCCCTCGCCCTGGCCGAGCTCGCCGGCTGGCACAACCATGCCGCCGCCGTTGATCACTACCGGTCACACCCCGACCACGCGCTCGACCTCATCAAGCCCGTCCTCTGA
- a CDS encoding IS3 family transposase: MGSPGTGNEEQAVAPRKYSPEFREEAVRIALSSSKTVTEVGRELEMNPETLRGWMKKHQKRNELPADAGLPVSERARLKELERRNHELEMENAFLTKSRSVLREGSPVASKYEFIDEMRLDTAEYVYSVEFMCSRLGVCRSGYYEWRDRPESATAKRREELKMLIKKAFEESDSTYGYRRVHAQLARWGRAVGPELVRRLMREMGLEPCQPRPNRFGLTQATASLVPDLVGRDFTADTPGEKLVGDITYIPTTEGWLYLATIIDCCSKEVIGYAMDDHYRTPLIVRAIRNAARNRKLTKGAIFHSDRGSNSMSTEFADVLKKLQLRKSAGRTGICFDNAMAESFFGVLKNERVSRVTYLTREAARQDITRYIEFWYNRKRLHSAVGYHPPREVHAEHQKLRIAA; the protein is encoded by the coding sequence ATAGGATCGCCTGGAACAGGGAACGAGGAACAAGCAGTGGCACCGAGAAAGTACTCCCCGGAGTTCCGTGAGGAAGCCGTCCGGATTGCCTTGAGTTCGAGCAAGACGGTCACCGAGGTCGGCCGGGAACTCGAGATGAATCCGGAGACGCTCCGTGGCTGGATGAAGAAGCACCAGAAGCGGAATGAGTTGCCCGCCGATGCCGGCCTGCCCGTCAGTGAGCGTGCGCGACTGAAAGAGCTGGAACGGCGCAACCACGAGCTCGAGATGGAGAACGCCTTCCTGACAAAAAGCCGCAGCGTACTTCGCGAAGGATCCCCGGTAGCGAGCAAGTACGAGTTCATCGATGAGATGCGACTTGATACGGCGGAGTACGTCTACAGCGTCGAGTTCATGTGCAGCAGACTCGGCGTTTGCAGATCCGGCTACTACGAATGGCGCGACCGTCCAGAATCCGCAACAGCCAAGCGGCGCGAGGAACTGAAAATGCTCATCAAGAAGGCATTCGAGGAATCCGACAGCACCTATGGCTACCGGCGCGTCCACGCCCAGCTGGCCCGCTGGGGCCGCGCCGTCGGCCCGGAGCTGGTCCGCCGCCTCATGCGCGAGATGGGCCTGGAACCCTGCCAGCCGAGGCCGAATCGTTTCGGCCTCACCCAAGCCACGGCCAGCCTGGTGCCAGACCTTGTCGGCCGCGACTTCACCGCCGACACACCCGGCGAAAAACTTGTCGGCGACATCACCTACATACCGACGACAGAGGGCTGGCTTTATCTCGCGACCATTATCGACTGCTGCAGCAAGGAAGTTATCGGCTACGCAATGGATGACCACTACCGGACGCCGCTCATCGTCCGGGCTATCCGTAACGCGGCACGAAACCGCAAGCTCACCAAGGGCGCGATATTTCATAGCGATCGCGGCAGCAACTCCATGTCCACCGAGTTCGCAGATGTCCTCAAGAAGCTTCAACTCCGAAAGTCCGCCGGGCGCACGGGGATCTGTTTCGACAACGCGATGGCCGAATCATTCTTCGGAGTCCTCAAGAACGAACGCGTATCGCGCGTCACGTACTTGACCCGCGAGGCCGCACGACAGGACATCACTCGATACATAGAATTCTGGTACAATCGCAAGCGCCTTCACTCGGCAGTGGGGTACCACCCTCCCCGCGAAGTCCACGCCGAGCACCAGAAGCTGCGAATAGCCGCGTGA